CCACTGCCGCCCTGCTGCAGGAGCTGGAGCCGGTCGTCGAGGAGAACCTCAACCGGCACGAGAAGATGGCCCAGGAGTGGCACCCGCACGACTACGTGCCGTGGTCCGAGGGTCGGGACTTCGCCTTCCTCGGTGGCGAGGACTGGGCGCCGGAGCAGTCGCGACTGGACGAGACCGCCAAGGCCGCGATGATCACCAACCTGCTCACCGAGGACAACCTCCCCAGCTACCACCGCGAGATCGCGACCCGGTTCAGCCGGGACGGCGCCTGGGGCACCTGGGTGGGCCGCTGGACCGCCGAGGAGAACCGGCACGGCATCGCCATCCGCGACTACCTCGTCGTCACCCGCGGGGTCGACCCGGTCGAGCTCGAGCGCGCCCGGATGGACTACATGACCTCCGGCTACGACTCCGGGGACAAGACACCGCTGGAGGCCGTCGCGTACGTGTCCTTCCAGGAGCTGGCGACCCGCGTCAGCCACCGCAACACCGGCAAGGCCACCGGCGACCCGATCGCCGACCAGATGCTCGCCCGGATCGCCAAGGACGAGAACCTGCACATGGTCTTCTACCGGAACATCGTCGGTGCGGCGCTGGACATCGCCCCCGACGAGACCATGCGGGCGATCGCGAACGAGGTGATCAACTTCGAGATGCCCGGTGCCACGATGGCCGGCTTCCGGAAGAACTCCACCATCATCGCCAAGGCCGGCATCTACGACCTGCGCCTGCACCACGACGACGTCGTCGCCCCGATCCTGCGCCACTGGAAGGTCTTCGAGCGCTCCGGCTTCGGCCCCGAGGGCGAGAAGGCCCGCGAGGAGCTGGCGCTGTTCATGAGCGGCCTCGACGCCCAGGCCACCAAGTTCGTGGAGTCCCGGCAGCGGATGCGCGACCGGCTGCAGGCGCGGCAGGACAGCCAGATCGCGCCCCTCGCCCAGGCCTGATGAGGCCTGCCTCCAGGGGCCCCCGGCAGGCGGAGCCTGTCGTGGGGAGGAGGCAGGTCCTTCTCTAAGGTCGGGGGGTGCGCCTGGCGACCTGGAACGTGAACTCGATCCGCACCCGCGTCGACCGGGTGGTGGGGTTCCTCGAGCGCAGCGACGTCGACGTCCTGGCACTGCAGGAGACCAAGTGCCGGGACGACCAGTTCCCCTCGGCGGCGTTCGAGGCGCTGGGCTACGAGGTCGCGCACGTCGGGCTGAACCAGTGGAACGGCGTGGCGCTGCTGTCCCGGGTGGGGCTGGACGACGTGCAGGTCGGGTTCGAGGGTGTGCCGTCCTGGTCGTCGAAGGAGGGTGTGGAGCCCGCCCAGGAGGCCCGCGCGATCGGGGCCACCTGCGGCGGGGTGCGGGTGCTCTCGCTGTACGTGCCCAACGGCCGGCAGCTGGGCGACCCGCACCTGGCCTACAAGCTCGAGTGGCTCGAGGCGCTGCGGGCCGACGCCGCGGGCTGGCTGGTTACCGACCCCGACGCGCAGGTGGCGCTGGTGGGGGACTGGA
This sequence is a window from Geodermatophilaceae bacterium NBWT11. Protein-coding genes within it:
- the xth gene encoding exodeoxyribonuclease III → MRLATWNVNSIRTRVDRVVGFLERSDVDVLALQETKCRDDQFPSAAFEALGYEVAHVGLNQWNGVALLSRVGLDDVQVGFEGVPSWSSKEGVEPAQEARAIGATCGGVRVLSLYVPNGRQLGDPHLAYKLEWLEALRADAAGWLVTDPDAQVALVGDWNIAPQDDDVWDIGVFAHSTHVSPPERAAFAAIVDAGYADVVRPYTPGEYTYWDYTQLRFPRREGMRIDFALCSPALAARVTGASIDRQERKGKGASDHAPVVVELAD
- a CDS encoding acyl-ACP desaturase, producing the protein MPETPTTAALLQELEPVVEENLNRHEKMAQEWHPHDYVPWSEGRDFAFLGGEDWAPEQSRLDETAKAAMITNLLTEDNLPSYHREIATRFSRDGAWGTWVGRWTAEENRHGIAIRDYLVVTRGVDPVELERARMDYMTSGYDSGDKTPLEAVAYVSFQELATRVSHRNTGKATGDPIADQMLARIAKDENLHMVFYRNIVGAALDIAPDETMRAIANEVINFEMPGATMAGFRKNSTIIAKAGIYDLRLHHDDVVAPILRHWKVFERSGFGPEGEKAREELALFMSGLDAQATKFVESRQRMRDRLQARQDSQIAPLAQA